Proteins found in one Rhodovulum sp. MB263 genomic segment:
- a CDS encoding methyltransferase domain-containing protein: protein MESLTLATDDATASLKTVLHVGCGMADPGKLPADAFPAAGWRELRLDIDPTVMPDIVASITDMQVLSEGAVDAVWSSHNLEHLRAHEVPLALSEFFRVLRPGGFVLLTMPDLQRVAALVAQGLLEEPAYISAAGPIAPIDILYGYRPSIEGGNDFMAHRTGFTVGSLSAHLERTGFVDVQVESDGRFALWARAVRPA from the coding sequence ATGGAAAGCCTGACCCTCGCCACAGATGACGCGACAGCCTCTCTCAAGACCGTTCTGCATGTGGGCTGCGGCATGGCCGATCCCGGCAAGCTGCCGGCTGATGCCTTTCCGGCCGCGGGCTGGCGCGAACTGCGGCTCGATATCGACCCCACGGTGATGCCGGATATCGTGGCCAGCATCACCGATATGCAGGTGCTCTCGGAGGGCGCGGTCGATGCCGTCTGGTCGTCGCACAATCTCGAGCATCTCAGGGCCCATGAAGTGCCGCTGGCGCTGTCCGAGTTCTTCCGCGTGCTGCGCCCCGGCGGGTTCGTGCTGCTGACGATGCCCGATCTGCAGCGGGTGGCGGCGTTGGTGGCGCAGGGGCTCCTGGAGGAGCCGGCCTATATCTCGGCGGCCGGCCCGATCGCGCCGATCGACATCCTTTACGGCTACCGGCCCTCGATCGAGGGCGGCAATGATTTCATGGCGCACCGGACCGGCTTTACCGTCGGCTCGCTCAGCGCCCATCTGGAACGGACCGGCTTCGTCGATGTGCAGGTCGAGTCGGATGGCCGTTTCGCGCTCTGGGCCCGGGCCGTCCGTCCGGCCTGA